Sequence from the Panicum virgatum strain AP13 chromosome 5N, P.virgatum_v5, whole genome shotgun sequence genome:
ttgcgttcggaggagaggagctgcatgaggtaaccgttgccggttgtcctgaactcgagactcccgaacgagatcgcgcgtcccgctggaaacggatccgaaacacccatagggtatgggttcgatctgctcgccattcctggagatcaggtgggaaaaagagagaaaaagtcaCGCAGCCGCCCCTACCTGGGGCGCGAACTGTCGGCGTtccgacccgtggggcctgaatcccaactagtaaatgctgcgtgtttcctcgtcccagatgatgatgcaagaggcaacacagtaacgcacgattTTAtcttggttccggccgcggggccgtacgtccagcaaagggggtgtgcgagggcactgtattatcttgcacccgaagtgctcgtagtaggggatacaagcgaggcgagagagggagagaagctcccaagtctctgctagaggtggagttggttgagatgagtgctcagtagtgcagAGAGTCCTCTGAGGGGGAGTTCAGAGAACTTACTTCCAACCTTTGATTGGAGGGAGTCGATCAGCCTGcccaaaaggaagcccaccctctccttttatagttgtaaggaggggcggcgtacatgagtgtaggggtgcggaagtcgtcgttttcccctgaatcgcgggtacagtggtcgaacactgtaggaagtgtactgtgggaaggcgacgCACGTCGCCGTCATCCTGGCTCCGTCCTTGGTCtcgtggagatggcggcggccgtcctgcaGAGTCCCAGCGGTtgtaatggcgtgggacggtcccgcaccccctggtcggggtgcgagcgtgcgcactagaaggtccgggggcgcgtggaagtcccggaccccacaagagGGAGGTCCGGGGTCCCGCCCGCGCATGCGgagtgcccctctcggaagggcacgtgacattgccagaccccttccccaggGGGAGGTGTgttcggatggttgatgtcggcgtgacagtaacgggggcggcgccaacttgtcttgtaccgcgttgaatgctccacagtgctgctatagcggctggggtggcagagcggtgaccggggtcagtggacgggacgccggtcacatccactgcgggagtggcagtctgatgccgcccgtcctttgagccgtggcggagtagctggcctttaatgcctttgtacggcggttggttgggcggcggggccactTGTCCCTCGTGCCGAGAgatgtcctcgagcgaggcggagactggccacccgctcgagggcaggtccgctgtcctcgagcgaggcggagactggccacccgctcgagggcaggtccgctgtcctcgagcgaggcggagactggccacccgctcgagggcaggtccgctgtcctcgagcgaggcagaaatgcgattgcgcggtcgagggtcccgaggggagccctcgagcgaggcggagatgagtgacccgcccgagggtagatccgctaccctcgagcggggcggagattgttcggtgggcctgagaggggtgcgaatgggccacatgctgggcttctttgagtcctttcctctcttccagatttggaaggaggccgggggcctttgtgggcccagttgccttaacatgtgtttgtgttttcgaaagtggttttagtactccaattagggtgtccctaattgtggcacccgacattCCTCTAATTAGATTTTTagcccccccccacccacccaaaTGGGGGCTTGGCCCTCTCATTTGGAATTCCTGGCTACGCCCCTGCgtgttcttcctccctctcattAGTAGGATTTAAAAACGGTAGTTCATTTTTCAATTTTGAGGATGCTGAAATATTATTAGTCCCAGTGGACAATGAGTTGCAAGCTGTTAAAAGAGATGTAACACCTCTTCCAGGATTGGGTATATAGGTCCTCTGGTCGGAAAGACTTTGCTGAATCAAGCCAAGGCATTGACCTTCGCTATGTCGATTTTTATTTATCTTCAATCCTCACTTGCCACTTAACGGTCTTTCCTTTGGTGGTTTGAGCTCGGGGAAAGGTACACCTCGTTGCAAAGATCCTTTCTTAGAGAAGGGGAAAGAAAATTCAAACGATGGCCATTGATTAGTGAATAGGCCAAAAGTGACCTAGCCAAAAAGATTTAGGCAGGTTGGGTGTTAGACCTAAACAGGTTCAAGGCTCCGTTTGGAACATTAGATCAGGGCTAACTTTAAAGGCTAATGTTTAGCCTTGAATTAGTATGCTAAAGATTAGTCAAAGGTGAGTTGTTTGGATCCATGGGCTAATGCCTACTCTCTTTCTTCTATTCCCATGATTAGGTGTGGCCTATGTAAATTAACTCCATTAGCACTCGGAGGGCCTAAGAATTTGGGGAGGATAATTCACTTTAGCCCAAAATTAGCCCATCAGTTTGGATCCATGAAGGCTAATTTATAGCTAAAAGGTAGAGATAAAAGTTATCCAATGTATCCAAACAGAGCTGGTCATGTACTAAGTCCCTCGCCATTTAGCAATTCCTCTTGAACACTTTCACCATTATCACAATATGCAACAACAAGAAAGATCTTTTTTTGGCACAATTGTTGGCTAGATGAGTGATGCCATCATAAACTATCACCGCATCCCTTCATCACAATtcaaatagaaaataaaaagcTAAGGAACAAGAATTTGAGAATCATTTGGATTCATCTTTTGTTATATTTAGAGAATCCATTTTCTTAGGAGTGAAAAGGGAGTTGCTTAACAATGATCTCTTTCTCTGGTCTCGAAGTTCCATGCTATAACGATTGAATCGGGACCTGGAGGGTGCCACCAGAGTAGCTAGACCAGCTGAGCTAGCACCCTTTGGCTGAATGTAAATGAGTGATCATCTACATACTATAAAATATGTGGAAAGAAAATatgagaatttttcaaaactctCTTTGAGATAGCTCATAATGTAGTGTGTAAAAACAAATGAGGATATGGATGAACATTTTGCGTTGTCTCGCCTACACATATAACTCATTTTTATTATTACCACTATTTCTGTTTGCTTTTTTCTTAGTTTGGTGCAGTGTCTGCATTGAGGTATTTTCTTACAACAAAATAGTATAGACGCAAACGCTCACGTATACATAGATACACTCACCTCTAATAATACAAACATGCAATCTACCTCTATGAGCATTTTTGATTCTTTGAAAGAATGAAGCAAAATGAGCATCTTTGAAAGAACGAGGCGATAGATCTCGAGATTGACAGAATCACCGTTAAGCCCACGTCGCATATCACGAAAAGAATATTGCCGGTTAAATTTTATAATATATCTAAAAAAATACGATTACCTTTACAAAATTGATAACTCGAACCTGGCACCTCCCTTGAtccgttttgttgtatttaATTTGTTTTCGGCCTTATTTAGATGcactcaaaattccaaaattttataagattcctcatcacatcgaatctttaaacgcatgcatgaagtattaaatgtagctaaataaaataactaattacacagtttgactataatttgcgagacgaatcttttgagcctagttaacccatggcgggataataattactaaatacaaacgaaagtgctacagtactttacaccCAAAGTTTTCGCATCTAAATAAGGTCTTACATCGTTTCAAATTACCACTTCATTTAAAAACCTAAtttatttttctcaaaaaattgaGGAAAAATCTTAAAACCCTAGCATGTTTGAAAGTTGAAACGTCCTAATCCCTTCGACCTGCCAAGAATTTTGTTGAAATTTTGCGTCCATTCACCTAGATTTGCCCGAGCAATCCCTGAATctctttagagcatctccaagagtaccCAAAAATTAGAgtccaaaaaaaattgattttgGGACTACGCCAAAAACTATTGGGAGGTAAAAAAAACCACCCAAGCCaacagttcccaaaaatttgTTCGCAAAACTTTTATTGCCGACTTATCATACAACATGGGTCTACCATACCAACCATCCCTGCCTACTCAAGTGCATCTCGGCGTTTTTCTTTCCGACCGAGTGACCCTGACTCCTCGAGCTACATCTCTATCGGGTCCTTGGTGCCAGACTTGCACAAGAGCTAGATGCATTTGGGGAAATAAATTTCCTCTCCTGGCTCCTGTGATGCTTACGCATGAGCCATGTACCTTGGGTCTCTAGCAGGCTGTCCGGGAGCGATGCCTGCCGGGaatggccgccggccgccggcgagatgGGGCGTCAGCTTGGTGTGAGAGCGGAGAGGGCTGAGATGCTGATAGGCTAcataaaggaaaaaaatagacGGAGATATGATATTGAGAGCGCGAGACAGCGGTGGAAATTTGACCTCGGTTGCCACCAAGATTGGGCAAAACGAATAAATAGCAACCAATTTTGAGCACTGTTGGAGCTATCTTTTTCTCATTTATCCCTAAACTAATTTTTAGGAGATTATTTTGAGCACTCTCAGAGATGCTCTTAGgcactgtttagttcccaaaatttttcctacagtatccgtcacattcggacatatacatggagtattaaatacagttgaaaaaaattaattaattacacagttcaactATAAATGACgaaatgaatcttttaaattagtctatatttagataTTAATTACTAATTAACAACAAAAGTGTTACAGGAACCAAATCCAACATTTTTCACAAATTAAACACAGGCTTACAGTTGGTAGAGGCCAGGTGTAGTACCTCCGGCTCCGGGTAGCACGCAACCACCCGCCCAAGCCTTCCGGAATCTCCCCTCCGAACCCATCCCGCTCCATCTCCGGCTATCCATCCCCCCGCCGTCTCGGCTTCCTCCTCCCTACACCCTGCTCCGTTTCCTCCTCGCGCACAGATTCCGCTGCCCACCCCGGCTCGGCCTATAAATCGCACCAGCGCAACCCCGAATCCCCGCAAAACCCATCGCCGAAGCTAAGCGCGAgcagcaacgccgccgccgccaccgccgcgatgATCCTCCGCATCCGCAGCCGCGACGGCACGGATCGCATCACGGTCCCGGACCAGGCTTCCGCCACCGTCGCTGACCTGCAGCGCCTCATCGAGTCGCACCTCACCGTGCCCGTCCCGCTCCAGCGCCTCTCCCTCGAcccggccctcctcctccccagcccctccgccgccgtccccctcCTCGCCAACCCGGCCGCCACGCTCACCTCGCTCCGCCTCGCCAACGGAGCCTTCATCTACCTCGCCTACCCGCCCGACGCGcgctccgcccgcccgccgccgcccaaggcgctctccgccgccggctcctTCGGCAAGAAGATGACCATGGACGACCTCATCGCGCGCCAGATCCGCGTCACCCGCCAGGAGAacgcgctctgcgccgccgcctccttcgaCCGCGACGCCGCCAACGCGTTCCAGCTCTACGTCGCCGAGTCCCTCGCGTTCGCCGTCAAGCGGGCGGGCTTCCTCTACGGCCGCGTCGACGCAGAGACCAAGGAGGTCTTCGTGGACTTCATCTACGAGCCGCCGCAGCAGGGCGCCGAGGACGTGGTCCACCTCATGAGGGATCCCGACGAGGAGGCCCGCGTCGACGCCATCGCCGAGGGGCTCGGGATGCGCCGGGTCGGCCTCGTGTTCACGCAGGCCGTGGGGAGGAAGGCCAGCGAGACAGGCGAGTACACCATGTC
This genomic interval carries:
- the LOC120673614 gene encoding NPL4-like protein; translated protein: MILRIRSRDGTDRITVPDQASATVADLQRLIESHLTVPVPLQRLSLDPALLLPSPSAAVPLLANPAATLTSLRLANGAFIYLAYPPDARSARPPPPKALSAAGSFGKKMTMDDLIARQIRVTRQENALCAAASFDRDAANAFQLYVAESLAFAVKRAGFLYGRVDAETKEVFVDFIYEPPQQGAEDVVHLMRDPDEEARVDAIAEGLGMRRVGLVFTQAVGRKASETGEYTMSNREVVQAAQLQAEGGIPEWITAIVKLEVGDDGTGDVHFEAFQMSEICVKLFKDGVLETEVGDTDDPRLSKMRKEVVAGGKDTMEVDNDFFLVPVKISDHQGPLSVGFPIENRGSTVGMSALRSHLDRTKHLTFVKRISDFHLLLKVATFLDVKADVPPLAACVKTQSRVPEGYQLLIESLASQG